One genomic window of Coffea eugenioides isolate CCC68of chromosome 1, Ceug_1.0, whole genome shotgun sequence includes the following:
- the LOC113763917 gene encoding cytochrome P450 81D1-like, with amino-acid sequence MIMEVIYSILVLSFLVVLVAIKHLQENKRTLKPPSPPALPILGHLHLLKAAPHRALQLLSIKYGPLISLRFGIRPILVVSSPSLAEECFTKTNDVIFANRPGSISGKILGYNNSTFGFSPYGDHWRNLRRVTTIHIFSSASLHKFSSIWTEEIRFSVKKLFSMNSDDKVWKDVNMNSVFLDLVFNVIMKMLAGKKWPSDKTADLFSLISFMGICDYVPVLRWIGFRGFEKNLINLQQKRDKLFRDLIDQTRKKEGEGGSCSTEKRRTVIQALLSLQDAEPEFLTDETVKGIILIMFTAGVHTSALTMEWAMSLMLNHPQVLKKARSEIDYNVTQSGQLIEDSDLSKLPYLRCIIKETLRLFPAAPTLVPHYSSEDCTIGGFKIPKGTTLLVNAWAIHRDPKVWEEPAKFKPERFEGINEGACDEGFKFIPFGKGRRACPGAALGMRFISLTLGTMLQCFDWERVGPQLVDLEEKSGLTLGKAKPLEALFRPRSSMIELVSQL; translated from the exons ATGATCATGGAAGTCATCTATAGCATCCTAGTTCTCAGTTTCTTGGTAGTCTTAGTTGCTATAAAACatcttcaagaaaacaagagaacgCTAAAGCCTCCAAGTCCACCGGCTCTCCCAATTCTAGGCCATCTGCACCTCCTGAAAGCTGCCCCTCACCGTGCTCTTCAACTTCTCTCCATCAAATACGGCCCCCTGATTTCCCTTCGATTTGGGATTCGTCCTATACTTGTTGTTTCCTCACCATCTCTTGCAGAGGAATGCTTCACTAAGACTAATGATGTTATCTTTGCTAACCGACCAGGGTCCATTTCTGGCAAAATCCTTGGCTACAACAACAGTACTTTCGGATTCTCTCCTTATGGAGACCACTGGCGAAATCTCCGCCGTGTTACCACCATCCATATTTTTTCTTCCGCTAGTCTCCACAAGTTTTCCTCAATCTGGACAGAGGAAATCCGTTTCAGTGTCAAGAAATTGTTCTCAATGAACTCTGATGACAAAGTGTGGAAAGATGTAAACATGAACTCTGTGTTCTTGGATTTGGTATTCAATGTGATCATGAAAATGCTTGCAGGGAAAAAATGGCCATCTGATAAAACAGCTGATTTGTTTTCGCTGATCTCCTTCATGGGTATTTGTGATTATGTCCCTGTCTTGAGATGGATTGGATTTCGAGGGTTCGAGaaaaatttgatcaatttacagcAAAAGAGGGACAAATTATTCAGGGATCTCATTGATCAAACTAGGAAAAAGGAAGGTGAAGGTGGCTCATGCTCGACTGAGAAGAGAAGAACTGTTATCCAAGCATTGCTGTCCCTTCAAGATGCTGAACCTGAATTCTTAACTGATGAAACTGTCAAAGGGATCATACTA ATTATGTTCACTGCTGGAGTACACACTTCAGCACTGACCATGGAGTGGGCTATGTCCCTTATGCTAAACCACCCCCAGGTattgaagaaggcaaggagTGAAATAGACTACAACGTTACACAATCAGGGCAATTGATTGAGGATTCAGATCTCTCCAAATTGCCATATTTGCGTTGCATAATCAAAGAAACACTTAGACTTTTTCCCGCAGCACCAACTCTTGTGCCTCATTATTCATCTGAGGATTGCACCATAGGAGGCTTCAAAATTCCTAAAGGCACAACTTTGTTAGTAAATGCTTGGGCTATTCACAGAGATCCGAAGGTTTGGGAAGAGCCAGCCAAGTTTAAGCCAGAAAGGTTTGAGGGAATTAATGAAGGGGCTTGCGATGAAGGGTTCAAATTTATTCCATTTGGAAAAGGTAGGAGGGCTTGTCCAGGGGCTGCCTTAGGCATGAGATTTATTAGCCTGACGTTGGGAACAATGCTACAATGTTTTGATTGGGAAAGAGTAGGGCCTCAATTGGTGGATTTAGAAGAAAAATCTGGTTTGACTTTGGGCAAGGCCAAGCCTTTGGAAGCATTGTTCAGGCCACGCTCATCCATGATTGAATTGGTTTCTCAGCTTTGA